CGCGGAAGGGGATGCCGATCAGGTCGGCGTCTTTGAACTTCACGCCGGGGCGCTCGTCGCGGTCGTCGAGCAGGACGTCGAACCCGGCGGCCTCCAGCTTTTCCGCGATTTCCCGTGCGGTGGGCCCCAGGACTGCGTCAGCGGCGTTGATGGGGGTGACCACCACCTCGAAGGGCGCGATTTGTGGCGGCAGCCAGAAGCCGCCTTCGTCGTGGCTTTGCTCGACTGCGGCGGTGAGGATGCGCTCCATCCCGATGCCGTAGCTGCCCATGATGAGCGCGACCTCTTTGCCGTCTTTGTCCAGGACCCGAGCCCCCATCGACTCGGCGTACTTGTAGCCCAGCTTGAAGATGTGGCCCACCTCGACCGCCTTGGACACGGTGAGCGGCGTCCCGCACTCCGGACAGCCCTCGCCCGCCGCCGCCAGCCGCAGGTCCACCCACTTGCTGACGGTGAAGTCGCGTCCCGGCGTCACGTTGCGGAGGTGGAAGTCCTCCTTGTTGGCGCCGGTGATCAGGTTCTTGCGGCCTTCGAGGGCTTTGTCGCCCAGGATGATGGGCAGCGCCTGCATGACCATCTCCTGCGTGGGACTGGGGGACATCTTTTCGTGGAAGCCCGCCATCCCCACCGGTCCCAGATAGCCGGCGGGCGCGCGGAAGAACTGCTGGATCTCCTCCAGATGCATGGGACGGGACTCGCGGCCCTCGAGCGCGGTGGTGAGCTTGGCCTCGTTGAGCGCGTGGTCGCCGCGCAGCAGCACGACCAGCGGCCGCTGCCGCTTCTCACCCGTCCGCGGGTCGGGCTCCGAGGCCATGTAGGCCAGGGTCTTGATCTTGTTCTTGGGCGAGACCCCCAGATACTTCGACACCTGCTCGATGGTGCGCTGCCCCGGAGTCGCCACCTCTTCCGGCTTCGAGTCTCCTGGCAGGTCTTCGACCGGATCCAGCCGCGATGCGGCCTTTTCCATGTTGGCGGCGTAGCCGCACTTGGCACAGGAGGCCACCCTGTCCTCGCCCGCGTCGGTCATCACCATGAACTCGTGCGACTGCGAGCCGCCCATGGCGCCCGAGTGCGCTTCCACCACCGAGTACTTCAAGCCGCAGCGGTCGAAGATGCGGCAATAGGTGTCGTGGTGCTTCTGGTAAGAGACGTCCAGCCCGGCCGGGTCGAGGTCGAAGGAGTAGGAATCCTTCATGATGAACTGGCGCACCCGCAGCAGGCCGGACTTGGGCCGGGGCTCGTCGCGGAACTTGGTCTGGATCTGGTACCAGATCTGCGGCAACTGCTTGTAGCTGCGCACTTCCTTGCGCGCAATCTCGGTCATCACCTCTTCGTGGGTCATGCCCAGACACAGGTCGCGTCCGCCGCGGTCCTTCAGGCGGAACATGTTGTCGCCCATCACCTGCCAGCGCCCGCTGGCCTCCCACAGTTCGCGGGGATGCAGCGTCGGCAGGTAGAACTCCTGTCCGATGCGGTCCATCTCCTGGCGCACGATGTTGGTGATCTTCAAGATGGAGCGCTGGCCCAGGAAAAGGTAGGAGTAGATCCCGGCGGCGAGCTGGCGCACGTATCCCGCGCGCACCAGGAATTTGTGGCTGGGGACTTCCGCGTCGGCCGGGGCCTCGCGCAGCGTCGGGATGAACATTTCAGACCAGCGATGCATAGAGATCCTTCCGCAGCTGCAAAGTTCGACATTCTACTGGATTCGACGGCAAAGCTCGAAACTGCTCTGTGCAAGGCCGTGGGACGGTGAGCGATACGCGGTACAATCGCGAACGATGATGGCGGCGATCGAAGGGTGGGAAGTTTGGGCGGCGCTCGCCGCGTTTCTTGCGGTCTATTTACTGGTTTCCCGGCATCTGTCCCAAAAGCGCGCCCGCGAGTTCGAGCAGGCCGCGACGCTGATGGGCTTTTCCTACCAGCGTTACGACATACCCGTGGAGCAGGCCGAGGAAGCTCGCTTCCACCTCTTTAGCCAGGGACACGGCAAGAAGTTCCTTAATGTCGCCCGTGGCAGCTCCCCTGCCGGCGAGACAGCTCTGTTCGATTATGAATACACGATAGGTTCGGGTAAGAGGTCCAGGACCCACTTCCAGACCGTCGCCCAGTTCCGTTGGCCCGGTGCCTCCTTGCCGGGCTTCGGTCTCGCTCCCGAACACTGGTGGCACAAGGTCGGTTCAGTGTTTGGATACCAGGACATCGACTTCGACTCCAACCCTGAATTCTCCAAACGCTTTCTTCTGCGCGGGGCGGATGAACCAGGGATCCGTCAGTTTTTCACGCCTTCCGTGATCTCCTTCTTTGAGTCCTTGGATCCCTCGAAGGCTTGGATCTGGGAAGGCGCCGGCGACAGGCTCCTGATCTACACCCTGGACGGCAAGGTGAAGCCGGCGAACCTGCCCACGTTCCTGGAGGAAACAGCGAGCGCCGCCTCCGGGCTGCGTACCCAGGCTCCGGTGCGACGCATGGGTTTCTGAGAAGCCAGGGCTTCGCCCAAGTTGAGGCGATCCTGCGGGCCTGAGGCCGCCGTGGCAGCCGGGAGCCCGCAGCCAGAATCCTGAGCGCAGCGGAGGATCTCTAGCCCTTCAACTGCTCCAGAATCGCCTTGCCCAGCTTCTGCGCTTCGCCGAAGTGCTTTTGATACTCGACGAACTGCCGGTTGGCCTCGAGCGAGCGCTCCGGCTTGAGGTGGGCGCGCAGGATCATGTCTCGCACGTGCACCGGGTTGGGCAAGAACGCTTCTTCCGTCAGCTCTTCGAGCGCGGTTTTGGGATCGTAGTGATACATATCAAACCATCTCCGTCCCCCACAGGTCATGCAGGTGGAGGATTCCCTGGGGCCGGCCCTTCGAATCCACCACTACCAGCGAGGTGATTTTCTTTTCTTCCATGATGCCCAGGGCGGCGGCGGCAAAGGCGTCAGGGGCGACGGTCCTTGGATTGCGCGTCATGCACTCGGCGGCGGTCAGCTCCAGCACATCCTTGACCGGCTTGCCCTTCGCCTTGCTTGCCTTGTCTTTCGTCTTGCTGCGCCGTTCTTTCGTCTTGCTCCGCCGTTCCAGCAGCCGCCGCAGGTCGCCGTCCGAGATCACCCCCACCAGCTTCCCCTTCTCGACCACCGTGGTGATGCCCAGGCCCTTGCGCGACATCTCGTAGATCACGTCGGACATCTGCGTCTTGGGCGTGACCTTGGGCATGGCCTCGCCCGCGTGCATCAGCGACGAGACGCGCGCCAGCTTCTTACCCAGCTTGCCGCCGGGATGGAGGTCGGCGAAGTCGGCTTCCTTGAAGCCGCGCTTATCGGCCAGCGCCACGGCCAGGGCGTCGCCCAGCGCCATCATTGTGGTGGTGGAAGCCGTGGGCGCGAGGCCCAGCGAACAGGCTTCCTGCGCGATGGAGCAGTCGAGCGCCACGTCGGCGGCCGCGGTCAGGGTAGACCGGTTCCTTGGGTTCTTGCTGCCGAACAAGTTGTCGCCCGTCATGGAAATGAGGGGTGCCCCGATGCGCTTGACGGTCGGAAGTAGACGCACGATCTCCTCCGTCTCGCCGCTCGAGGAGAGCGCAATCACCACGTCGCCGCGCGCCAGCATGCCCAGGTCGCCGTGCAGCGCCTCGGCGGGATGCAGGAAGAGCGAGGGCGTGCCGGTGGAGCTGAGCGTGGCCGCGATCTTGCGCGCCACGATGCCGCTCTTGCCCAACCCCGTCACCACCACGCGTCCCGCGCACGCGTGCAGCAACTCGACGGCGCGCTCGAAGGCCGCGGCCATGGGCCCGGCGATGCGGTCCGCCAGCGCCCGCAGGGCTTCGGCTTCTATGCGGACAACGTTTTCGCCTGTGCGCTTCATCGGAAGGGAAGATGGTAACAAAAGACGAGGGCCCCGTTCCGGTTTCCAGCTTCCAGTCTCGCCCGGTCTACGAATGCGGCTTCCATCGGTTCAAGAAATCGAGGACGTCTTCCACACTCAGCGAGCGGGCGGATTCGAACTCGCCTTGTTTCTGGCTGAAGAGGAGCTTGTCCTTCCTGTCGAGCACGGCGAGGGCCGGGATGCCTTTTTCCAGGGGCACTTGGTATTGTCTGGCCAGGCCGGTGTTCTTGTTGAACTCTTCCACATCCACGTGCACCACCACGAAGTTCCGGTCCAACAACGGCTGGATCTGGGGATCATGGAAGGCGTTATCCAGTACGTGGCAGTCGTAGCACCAATTGGCGCCGAACTCGAGTAGCACGTTCTTGTGTTCCTGGGCGGCTTGTTTCAAGGCTTTCTGAATGTCGGCCGTGGCATCGGCGTCGGTGGGATAAAGGTCGCGCTTCACCGCGGGCGCCTTCAATGGAGTCTTGCGCCGTTGGGCCAATACAGCGGGCAAGAGGAGGGCCAGGCAGGCGGACAAGCAAAGCAGATGCTTGAAACTCAGGCGCATCGGGCCTTCTGTCGGTTCATTCTCAACCCGAACCCTTCTCGATTGCGCGTCGCACCGCCAACAATTCGCGGAGCACGCCCCGCAGTTTCTTCAAGTCGAGCGCGTTAGGGCCGTCGGATTTGGCCTGCTTGGGAGCATCGTGGACTTCCATGAAGATGCCGTCCACGCCCGCGGCTACCGCCGCTCGCGCCAGCACCGGGATGAACTGCGGCTGGCCGCCGGAGACGGCGTGGCCGTCGCTGCCGCCCGCCGAGGGCAGCTGCACCGAATGCGTGGCGTCGAAGACCACGGGGGCGAACTCGCGCATGATGGGCAGCGAGCGCATATCCACCACCAGGTTCTGGTAGCCGAAGCTGGAGCCGCGCTCGGTGACGAAGACTTTGTCGTTCCCCGTAGAGCGCACTTTTTCCACGGCGTGGCGCATGTCCCAGGGGGAAACGAA
This genomic stretch from Terriglobales bacterium harbors:
- a CDS encoding proline--tRNA ligase — translated: MHRWSEMFIPTLREAPADAEVPSHKFLVRAGYVRQLAAGIYSYLFLGQRSILKITNIVRQEMDRIGQEFYLPTLHPRELWEASGRWQVMGDNMFRLKDRGGRDLCLGMTHEEVMTEIARKEVRSYKQLPQIWYQIQTKFRDEPRPKSGLLRVRQFIMKDSYSFDLDPAGLDVSYQKHHDTYCRIFDRCGLKYSVVEAHSGAMGGSQSHEFMVMTDAGEDRVASCAKCGYAANMEKAASRLDPVEDLPGDSKPEEVATPGQRTIEQVSKYLGVSPKNKIKTLAYMASEPDPRTGEKRQRPLVVLLRGDHALNEAKLTTALEGRESRPMHLEEIQQFFRAPAGYLGPVGMAGFHEKMSPSPTQEMVMQALPIILGDKALEGRKNLITGANKEDFHLRNVTPGRDFTVSKWVDLRLAAAGEGCPECGTPLTVSKAVEVGHIFKLGYKYAESMGARVLDKDGKEVALIMGSYGIGMERILTAAVEQSHDEGGFWLPPQIAPFEVVVTPINAADAVLGPTAREIAEKLEAAGFDVLLDDRDERPGVKFKDADLIGIPFRVTVGKKVAEGKVEVLRRSTRETQDATIASIVGHLEKLLRPAP
- a CDS encoding KpsF/GutQ family sugar-phosphate isomerase, with protein sequence MKRTGENVVRIEAEALRALADRIAGPMAAAFERAVELLHACAGRVVVTGLGKSGIVARKIAATLSSTGTPSLFLHPAEALHGDLGMLARGDVVIALSSSGETEEIVRLLPTVKRIGAPLISMTGDNLFGSKNPRNRSTLTAAADVALDCSIAQEACSLGLAPTASTTTMMALGDALAVALADKRGFKEADFADLHPGGKLGKKLARVSSLMHAGEAMPKVTPKTQMSDVIYEMSRKGLGITTVVEKGKLVGVISDGDLRRLLERRSKTKERRSKTKDKASKAKGKPVKDVLELTAAECMTRNPRTVAPDAFAAAALGIMEEKKITSLVVVDSKGRPQGILHLHDLWGTEMV
- a CDS encoding thioredoxin family protein encodes the protein MRLSFKHLLCLSACLALLLPAVLAQRRKTPLKAPAVKRDLYPTDADATADIQKALKQAAQEHKNVLLEFGANWCYDCHVLDNAFHDPQIQPLLDRNFVVVHVDVEEFNKNTGLARQYQVPLEKGIPALAVLDRKDKLLFSQKQGEFESARSLSVEDVLDFLNRWKPHS
- the kdsA gene encoding 3-deoxy-8-phosphooctulonate synthase; this encodes MSGGFKVGGVTIGGGKLFLIAGPCVIENERHALKMAEAICGVAEDLHLPFIFKASYDKANRTSLKSYRGPGLKEGLRVLHKIAETLKIPVLTDVHETVEVARVAENVDVLQIPAMLCRQTDLLLAAGRSGRAVNIKKGQFVSPWDMRHAVEKVRSTGNDKVFVTERGSSFGYQNLVVDMRSLPIMREFAPVVFDATHSVQLPSAGGSDGHAVSGGQPQFIPVLARAAVAAGVDGIFMEVHDAPKQAKSDGPNALDLKKLRGVLRELLAVRRAIEKGSG